The following is a genomic window from Solea senegalensis isolate Sse05_10M unplaced genomic scaffold, IFAPA_SoseM_1 scf7180000015232, whole genome shotgun sequence.
GAAGTAAAGATTCATAAAGTATTCATGTACAAAAGGACAGGAAGTAAAGATTcataaagttaatgttaagtctgtgtgtaggtacgcACAATATATGTCTGACAGCGTAATCTTccctggtcctttgcccaatgtaacatgtatacatgtataacatgtatacatgttatacatgtatacatgtataacatgtatacatgtataacatgtatacatgtataacaTGTATAGtcgcatgtcgtcattcaatcgctggcgatcgaggtggtgtccagaaaacattgggtttttagataactggcaaaccttctgggggaaacctggtctcatgaggagagacggagTCATTCCCACTTTGAATGGACATTTGATCAACGCAATTTTCTCTGTAGACACTTTCTGTCGTGCAGTTTTGTGTGAATAGTTGCGTCTTGTCATGATTGTTTTTGGTAATAGATTAAAACACTTCATTAAAGGTGTACGCAGATGCCAGCCTATACAGTggggcaaaaaagtatttagtcagccaccgattgtgcaagttctcccacttaaaatgtaattttcattttcaaaaatctgGGAAATCTCATTGTcggatttttaaagaattaatttgtaaattatggtggaaaataagtatttggtcaATAACAAAAGATCAACTCAGTACTTTGTAATATAACCTTTGTTGGCAATGACAGAGGTCAAACGTTTAATGTAGGTCTTCACCAGGTTTGCACACACTGTAGCTGGTATTTTGGCCCATTCCTCCATGCAGATCTCTTCTAGAGCAGTGATGTTTTGGggctgttgcctggcaacacagACTTTCAACTCCCTCTACAGATTCTCTATGGGGTTTAGGTCTGGAGACTGGCGAGGCCACTCCAGGACTTTGAAATGCTTCTTACGGAGCCACTCCTTCGTTGCCCAGGCGGTGTGTTTGGGGTCATTGTCCTGCTGGAAGACCCAGCCACTTTTCATCTTCAGTGCTCTCACTGATGGAAGGAGGTTTTGGCTCAAAATCTCACGATACATGGCCCCATTCATTCTTTCCTAACATGGATCAGTCGTCCTGTCCCCTTTGCAGAAAAACAGCCCCAAAGCATGATGTTTCCACCCCCGTGCTTCACAGTAGGTATGGTGTTCTTGGGATGCAACTCAgcattcttcttcctccaaacacGACAAGTTGAGTTTGTACCAAAAAGTTctattttggtttcatctgatCAGATGACATTCTCCCAATCCTCTTCTGGGTCATCCATATGCTCTCTGGCAAACTTCAGATGGGCCTGGACATTAACTGGCTTAAGCAGGGGGACACGTCTGGAACTGCAGGATTTGATTCCCTGTCGGTGTAGAGTGTTACTGATGGTAACCTTTGTTACTTTGGTCCCAGGTCTCTGTAGGTCCTTCACCAGGTCCCCCCGTGTAGTTCTGGGATTTTTGCTCACTGTCCTCATGATCATTTTCACCCCACGGGATGAGATCTTGCGTGGAGCCCCAGATCGAAGGAGATTATCAATGGTCTTGTATGTCTTCCATTTTCTAATAATTGCTCCCACAGCTGATTTATTCACACCAAGCTGCTTGCCTAGTGTAGATTCACTCTTCCCAGCCTGGTGCAAGTCTACAATTTTGTTCCTGGTGTCCTTCGACATCTCTTTGGTCTTGGCCATGGTGGAGTTTGGAGTCTGACTGTTTGAGGCTGTGGACAGGTGTCTTTTATACAGATAACGAGTTCAAACAGGCTACAGGAAACTAAGTGAAGGcagctgtttgtctgttttatacTTGTTTGTAGGtgaccaaatacttattttccaccatcATTTACAATTAAATTCTTTGCAAATCCTcatttccaggatttttttttcacattctgtctcttACTGTTGAAGTGTACCTATGATGAAAATTACCTGTCATCATGTTCAGTGGGAGAACTTGCACAATCGGTGGCTGGGATGTGGTGGAAGTGCACTTCCTGTCCAGAAACCAGATTCATTTCTCCTGCTTTGTCCAAGCAAACCAAACTAATGTCATGAGTCTTTAGGgaggtagttttttttattgttattattattattattattattattattgttgttgttgttgtgtatatatatatatatatacaaatctatctatctatctatctatctatatatatatatatatatacatatatacatacatatatatatgtatgtatatagatacagtatatatacatatatataagtatacacacaaagaaaaacaccttcTCTCCTTGTATTGTACAGCTGCGATTCCTCTCCAGTGGAACAGTTTGACATCTGCTGCTGAAACACGTAAATTATCCAATAAGTCAGAGTTTGCATTTTACTCATAaaggacatgaaaacaaaaacaacttaaatgGCCTCTGGTTTTTAGGAAAAGGCTTATTTGTACTTGGCACTTATTTATCTTTACATTCATTTGTGGAGTCACTTCAGCCATAATTGATGTAAAAtgagttgtttatttattaataaatcattgttttagaatctaaacaacacaaagcaaatATTTGACATAGGTGAAAACTCTTGTTTCATAGTGCTTTGTCCCGGTCATAGGAAGTAACTAAATGAACATATTCtgtatatattaatatgtatatacatttattgtcATCATATTCATGGGAAACATCTACAATGGCATTTGAGATTCACAGTATACATCCTGTCCCGGCTCCTCCTCAAACGTCACCTTAGCATCGTCAGCATCCAACTGAAACAGATATGATAAAGGACTTAAGaacacacattcaacacatgTTGTTTTCATAACCACGAAAATGTGAACTCAAATTGTTCATACACATGAAAAGCCAGCCAAACTCTCTTTTAAGAGCCAAACAATGAGAAGGCTTGCTCCTTTAGCAGGTAAGTCAGAATGACAGTGAAactagaaaaagaaaagaataaattGTCTTCATAACAACAATTATAAACAATTTAACATGGACTGTGTAGATCATAAAGAGCAATATGGGACAGGAACGTATGAGCATGCATGGTTGTTTCATACACAGCAAAACATACACAGAGAttattaaattcattaaaaagaatttAGACAAAGTAAGATTTTAgtggaataaacctttaaaactgagaggggtctagctgcagacctgcactgtcgaGAAGGGTTGTAGAAATGTGCTCTGGAATCTGTGGTTTAGAAAGTGCAGCCTGTGGTACTACCATCATCTTACTAGTGCACTTTAAtctatttcctgtttcctgtatctgtagatttcaaaataaaagcttctcaAAACACATATAAAATGATCTGAAGAACTTGTAAGTAACAGTAATAGTGAACTTGAGTCCAAATATCCATGTTCTAAATGAGTGGGATGAACAGCAGCTGTTCActtacacatttcatttccgTTTCAGAGAAGAGACGCCCAGTCATGAGCATACGCAGAGGGATGGTGAGGATCAGGATGAAAGGAAGTGCCAGGGATGCTGGACTGGATTTCACAATCCAGAGGATTATGAGGCACGCAGTCTGGATGAGAGTGAACAAGTGCATTCGTCCTGTGCTCACCTGTgtccaaaatacacacacacatcactgcagAGTACAGTCTAAACAACATTCATATTatctatgatgatgatgattcatcAGTTTATGACTGAAATAATAAtgactattattatcattattattattattactattattattgttattattgttattgttattattattcttgttgtatatactgtaagGTAGCTGACACATACTAATACCATAAAGAATATAAATAAGCCTTTAATTTGTACTGTCAGATAGGGCCTTGTTTTACAGAGGGCCATGTACTTATGGTGttgtcacctcccacttccaagcAGTGTGACCAATGGACGGAGATCAAAATGCCGTGGACAGACCTACAACCAGTTAAACCACTGATCTGGAACAAGTCAACAAACGTGCGTGTTGTTCAGCCGAATCAAAAGACTGCTGTTCTTCCATGGCTGCCATGTTGAATGTGTCCAAAAGCTGCGAGacattcttctttgttgttaAGCCTGTCTACAGTGTGCCAGGGATTTGTTATTAGTTCCTTTTCTAGGGGATTCTGAAGTTGAAAATTACATTCTTACCAGACGCTGCCATAATACCTGCAGACCTGGCTGGGTCCCTAATTCTTACCCACTGGACTTTTGTATGATTATGTCACATGTGGTTCCTTACTTGTGTGGCGTAGGGTTCATCAGGGTGATATTTCTTGGGGATGAACAGAAGAAGCATACGATCCCACAGCTGGATACCATTTAGAGACGTGACTCCCATGTAGAGGAAAATCCCAAACAAGGCTGACATGGGGATCAACTTGAGGATCGGCTCCATCAGAATAGACAACCCTTAATACAAACAGACAATCAGAGAACAGAGATCATCTGACATGATACACttgtattaatattaaataataatattaaatattagaaaGCACGTACCAACCAGCAAAGCCACCAGAATGCCACTGACCCTCTGCTCCATCACTTTCTCTATCACAGGCTTTGGTCCTTTGCTCATGACAGTGAGGGCGTTGGCGTGGGTGACAGTGCGCACGGTGGCGGCACTGAGCCACGGAACACCAAATATCGCACTGAACCCGCCCATGCCGACTAAAAGCAGCAAGTCAAAGTGGAAACCGGAGCCCTTAACCATCTTCCTCTCAGGTTTACTCACAATCAGACTGTTGACAGAAGCAACATGTGAATCAAACCCTGTTCTCCGAGGTCTTATTCACAGTGGGATGCAGAACTCACGTCGTGATCTGAGACTCCAGAAAGATGAGAATGAAGACGAGCAGGGCAGGGACGCAGGAGGCAAACATCAGCCAGACAGGGAAGCTCTGGTGCTCTCCAAATGGGTTGATCAGCCAGCCTCTCTTGGCTGGGTTGGACACCGCCAGACCTTTGGGAACCATTAGTTTCTGTGCCGAAAAAACACTGCTTACTATTattatgtgctgtatgtgttcAGGCAATTACCTGGAATCTAATAAAACAAGGTCCAACCTGAGTGTAGGTATCATTAATGTTGTAGTCCAGGACAATCATTAGGAAAATGGCAATAGGGACACCAAAGTCCCCAAGCAAACGTCTCACCTGTTGACCACATACAAGGAATAAATCACTCATCTGTTgcgatcaaaaaaaaaatccccccgACTTACCTTTCCAGGTAGAAATGTCCCGTTCTTGAACTGACGGAGGAAAAACGCAATGAAGAAACAGCCAAACATGAGGCACATGGAGAGCAGAGCGGTGTTGGGGAAGGGAGGCTTGATGTTGCTGATGATAATAGTTGTATTACCGGTGTTATTGTCATAAATGACGGTCTCTTCCACTTTTGGTTGCCAGGGATTTTCTACACTTGCATTCAGCTGATCGTAATTCAGAATCAGCGGATGTGAGTGAAAGGTctagagagaagagaacagattcaattttcaaatcataacaaacatgatctcaggtctctgtacacaaacaacatcgaggagagcagagaaactcaacagttcacacaatgagcaaacacttggcatcagtggagagaacaTCTCTAAAGGGGAAGGGTATGAAAGGCTGGGGGACATGGAGGAGGTGGGGGGACAGAAAAGGTGGTGAGTAGGGCAGGAGGCAGGGAGaggaggtagagacagaagagagagagagaccaggagcagatacacaacaactgtatcaagttataagttgacatgtttatagaactacaatgttgtttatataagcagcagcagagagtattgatatcaactttaataatagcataataataattgtgatgatatgtatgaaattatcattattttatcattgttattataataataataataaggaaggaaagacacaaactagggagagaaagagacaaggttaatgacatataaaaagtcataatcatatccagGTTTCGCTGAACCAGCTccaactataagctttatcaaaaaggaacgTTTTAAGTCAGTTaaagttttaactttaaatacagagagaggctccgcctcccgaactgtcactggaagctggttccacaggagaggattGATATATCATATAGACTTTACATCTaattcaatattttgacccacccctaataTGGATACAAATAAAGAAGTTGACagtaacatgtacagtatactagTGAAGGAACTCGCGGTGTGCTGTTACAGAGACACAACTGAAACCAATGACCAATGACTACATGACAAGTGTGAGGTGGATGAAAGTGGTTTACCCTGCCCAGCTTGGCAAAAGTTTCATAGATGAAGATGAGGGAGATGAGGATGGAGAAGATTTCCTGGGTAAAGCGTGAGATGAAGCGAACCAGGACACTGCCGTCACAAGCCACGACGATCACCACGATGATGACCAGCCACACTCCGACCCACACTCTCCCCACTATGTACTCAATGTCCTGGGACTTGCAGAACTGAATGAAATAAAGAATGGTCACAACTGTGCATGCTAACAGTAAATAAAGCCAGACACAACATCCTGTACCCCAGAAACATTGCTGTAGTTTTTGCAAACCAAgagaaatgttacatttgtacactctgttcactcactcatcttctttcacctccacatgagggtcccaggtgacatagggcaaaaggtggacTGGcaaagtccatcacaggacgacatatagagacaaactcatgcagaaaggcccttgttcccgGGTTGCGACCCTTAGGAAGGTT
Proteins encoded in this region:
- the LOC122762085 gene encoding band 3 anion exchange protein-like, with product MKLFLPVSFSPEPPPEDHLTSTGRPFGGMIQDIKRRYQHYKSDMTDALNSQVLAAVIFIYFAALSPAITFGGLLADKVENMMGVPELLISTSIQGIIFCFVAAQPILVIGFSGPLLVFEEAFYAFCKSQDIEYIVGRVWVGVWLVIIVVIVVACDGSVLVRFISRFTQEIFSILISLIFIYETFAKLGRTFHSHPLILNYDQLNASVENPWQPKVEETVIYDNNTGNTTIIISNIKPPFPNTALLSMCLMFGCFFIAFFLRQFKNGTFLPGKVRRLLGDFGVPIAIFLMIVLDYNINDTYTQKLMVPKGLAVSNPAKRGWLINPFGEHQSFPVWLMFASCVPALLVFILIFLESQITTLIVSKPERKMVKGSGFHFDLLLLVGMGGFSAIFGVPWLSAATVRTVTHANALTVMSKGPKPVIEKVMEQRVSGILVALLVGLSILMEPILKLIPMSALFGIFLYMGVTSLNGIQLWDRMLLLFIPKKYHPDEPYATQVSTGRMHLFTLIQTACLIILWIVKSSPASLALPFILILTIPLRMLMTGRLFSETEMKCLDADDAKVTFEEEPGQDVYCESQMPL